From a region of the Fischerella sp. JS2 genome:
- a CDS encoding XisI protein: MDKLEQYRQCIQAILTKHGKHKPNREEIENELIFDTIHDHYQLMRVGWNGLNRVYHSVMHFDIKNDKIWIQQNMTDVDLAQELLEMGIPKEDIVLGLQPPYKRPYTGYGVA, from the coding sequence ATGGACAAATTAGAGCAATATCGCCAATGTATCCAAGCTATTTTAACGAAACACGGTAAGCATAAACCTAACCGTGAAGAAATTGAAAATGAATTAATATTTGATACAATACACGACCATTATCAATTAATGCGTGTAGGTTGGAATGGTTTAAATCGCGTGTATCATAGCGTGATGCATTTTGATATTAAAAATGACAAAATCTGGATTCAGCAGAATATGACAGATGTAGATTTAGCACAGGAACTTTTAGAAATGGGAATACCTAAAGAAGATATTGTCTTGGGTTTACAGCCACCTTATAAACGTCCGTACACCGGATATGGAGTGGCATAA
- a CDS encoding CO2 hydration protein — MVTTTNNRTRHPLTEFIQRLQTGEALLRDTPENVLEVVGILKSYGVVLDAYSKNLIYIAENQFLVFFPFFKYFNGEISFQKLLRHWWHDRINFEYAEYCMKAMFWHGGGGLDQYLDTKDFQQRAKAVIAAKFQNNPIMMGIHQLFPDFLIEQLRVTSYYSGLGQFWRVMADIFLSLSDLYDQGKIKSIPQVVNHIKTGLVEAASKPITYSVKIKDKVYEILPASVGLTFLADTAIPYVEAVFFRGTPFPGTVSYNAQAYQIPPDQGRFQYGALYADPLPIGGAGIPPTLLMQDMRHFLPEYLHEVYRRSLRGEDDLRVQICMTFQKSMFCVTTAAILGLMPYPADTQDPQEQELNRVYLEKWMDRLQTSRLMDVNE; from the coding sequence ATGGTAACTACTACAAATAATCGTACTCGCCATCCATTAACGGAGTTTATTCAACGCTTGCAAACAGGCGAAGCGCTACTTCGCGACACCCCAGAAAATGTATTAGAAGTAGTTGGTATCCTCAAAAGCTACGGCGTTGTTTTAGATGCTTACTCAAAAAATCTTATCTATATTGCTGAAAATCAATTTTTAGTGTTTTTCCCTTTTTTCAAATATTTTAACGGCGAAATTTCTTTCCAGAAATTACTGCGTCACTGGTGGCACGATCGCATTAATTTTGAGTATGCCGAGTATTGCATGAAAGCAATGTTTTGGCATGGTGGCGGTGGACTAGATCAATATTTAGACACAAAAGATTTTCAACAAAGAGCTAAAGCTGTGATTGCAGCTAAATTTCAAAATAATCCCATAATGATGGGAATCCATCAACTCTTTCCTGATTTTTTAATTGAACAGTTACGTGTTACTTCTTATTACAGTGGCTTAGGTCAATTTTGGCGGGTGATGGCTGATATTTTCCTCAGCTTATCAGACCTCTATGATCAAGGCAAAATTAAATCAATTCCCCAAGTTGTAAACCATATCAAAACTGGTTTAGTAGAAGCAGCAAGTAAGCCGATTACCTACTCTGTCAAAATTAAAGACAAAGTTTACGAAATCCTTCCCGCTAGCGTTGGCTTAACATTCCTTGCAGATACAGCAATTCCTTATGTAGAAGCGGTCTTCTTTCGGGGAACACCTTTTCCTGGCACAGTTTCTTACAATGCCCAAGCATATCAAATTCCACCAGATCAAGGTAGATTTCAGTACGGTGCTTTGTATGCTGACCCTCTACCCATTGGCGGTGCTGGTATTCCTCCCACATTGTTAATGCAAGATATGCGTCACTTTCTCCCAGAGTATTTACATGAAGTTTATCGTCGTAGTCTTCGGGGAGAAGATGATTTACGAGTACAAATATGTATGACTTTTCAAAAGTCAATGTTTTGTGTAACTACAGCAGCTATTTTAGGACTTATGCCTTACCCTGCGGATACTCAGGATCCACAAGAACAGGAACTTAACCGAGTCTATCTAGAAAAGTGGATGGATAGATTGCAAACATCACGATTGATGGATGTTAACGAGTAG
- a CDS encoding NADH-quinone oxidoreductase subunit M: MLSALILLPLLGAALIGFLPVGMNGKLSRRIALVFASLAFAWIVFLAVQFNPTIVSQQFAEFLPWIDALGLNYHLGIDGLSLPLLLLNGLLTGIAIYSTDEDIQRPRFYYFLLLLLSAGVSGAFLAQDLLLFFLFYELELIPLYLLIAIWGGQRRGYAATKFLIYTAFSGILILASFLGLVWLSGSPSFALESLNSKGLPLATQILLLAGILVGFGIKIPLVPFHTWLPDAHVEASTPISVLLAGVLLKLGTYGLLRFGMYLLPDAWRYVAPILATWAVISVLYGASCAIAQKDMKKMVAYSSIGHMGYILLAAAAATPLSILGTVMQMISHGLISALLFLLVGVVYKKAGSRDLDVLRGLFNPERGMPVIGSLIVIGVMASAGIPGMVGFIAEFVVFRASLAVYPVQTLLCMIGTGLTAVYFLLLTNRAFFGRLSAQVINIPRVYWSDRTPAIVLAVLIVILGIQPAWLTRWSEATTTAIANTQSVVAHVSVQRIGD; the protein is encoded by the coding sequence ATGCTCAGTGCTTTAATTTTACTGCCGTTATTAGGTGCGGCTTTAATTGGTTTCCTGCCAGTTGGCATGAATGGAAAACTATCTCGTCGTATCGCTCTAGTCTTTGCTAGTTTGGCTTTTGCCTGGATAGTTTTCCTCGCAGTTCAGTTTAACCCAACCATCGTTAGTCAACAATTTGCTGAATTCCTACCTTGGATAGATGCTTTAGGTTTAAACTATCACTTGGGCATAGATGGCTTATCTTTGCCTTTACTACTTTTGAATGGACTTTTGACTGGCATTGCCATTTATAGTACAGACGAAGATATACAACGCCCGCGATTTTATTACTTTTTACTTTTGCTGTTAAGTGCAGGCGTCAGTGGAGCATTTCTAGCACAAGATTTACTACTATTTTTCCTGTTTTACGAGCTAGAACTTATTCCTCTTTATCTACTAATTGCCATTTGGGGCGGTCAAAGGCGCGGTTATGCGGCGACTAAATTTTTGATTTACACTGCTTTTTCTGGCATTTTAATTTTGGCAAGTTTCCTTGGGTTAGTATGGCTGAGTGGTTCCCCTAGCTTTGCCCTGGAAAGTCTCAACAGCAAGGGTTTACCTTTAGCAACCCAAATTTTGCTGTTAGCAGGTATTTTAGTTGGTTTTGGCATTAAAATTCCCTTGGTTCCTTTCCATACTTGGTTGCCAGATGCTCACGTAGAAGCTTCCACACCAATTTCTGTTCTGTTAGCTGGGGTATTGTTGAAGTTGGGAACCTACGGCTTACTGCGTTTTGGCATGTACTTGTTACCAGATGCTTGGAGATATGTAGCTCCCATTTTGGCAACTTGGGCAGTAATCAGCGTGCTTTACGGTGCATCCTGTGCGATCGCCCAAAAAGACATGAAAAAAATGGTGGCATACAGTTCTATTGGACACATGGGTTACATCTTGTTAGCTGCTGCTGCTGCTACCCCATTAAGCATATTGGGAACTGTCATGCAAATGATTAGCCACGGTTTAATCTCTGCACTACTGTTTTTATTAGTGGGAGTAGTGTATAAAAAAGCAGGTAGCCGTGATTTAGATGTGCTGCGGGGACTATTTAACCCAGAACGAGGTATGCCTGTAATTGGCAGCTTGATCGTGATTGGAGTCATGGCCAGCGCTGGTATTCCAGGAATGGTCGGATTTATTGCAGAATTTGTCGTTTTTCGGGCCAGTTTAGCAGTTTATCCAGTGCAAACTTTGTTATGCATGATCGGTACAGGATTAACTGCGGTTTACTTTTTACTTCTCACCAACCGCGCCTTTTTTGGGCGCTTATCAGCACAAGTCATCAACATACCAAGAGTATATTGGAGCGATCGCACTCCAGCCATCGTTCTAGCCGTATTGATTGTCATTTTAGGTATCCAACCTGCTTGGTTAACCCGTTGGAGTGAAGCAACAACAACAGCAATAGCCAATACTCAAAGTGTTGTTGCTCATGTATCAGTGCAAAGGATCGGGGATTAG
- a CDS encoding NAD(P)H-quinone oxidoreductase subunit F yields MNEFLFSTTWWIPFYSLLGAILALPWAMGIIRRTGPRPAAYFNLSTTFLAFIHSLLVFKDIWNGEPEYFVITWFSAADLNISFALEISPVSVGATVLIAGLSLLAQIYALGYMEKDWGLARFFALMGFFEAALSGLAISDSLFLSYALLEMLTLSTYLLVGFWYAQPLVVTAARYAFLTKRVGDLLLLMGVVTLSTKAGSLNFSDVYEWAQTAQLSPLTSSLLGLALIAGPAGKCAQFPLHLWLDEAMEGPNPASVMRNSMVVAGGAYVLYKLQPILALSPLALNTLIIIGTVTAIGASLVSIAQTDIKRALSHSTSAYMGLVFLAVGLQQGGVALILLFTHATAKALLFMSSGSVIYTTSSQNLTEMGGLWSRMPATTTAFVVGSAGMVSLLPLGSFWAMLSWADGLAIVTPWVLWVLVIVNGFTALNLTRVFRLVFWGEPQQKTRRAPEAPWPIAFPMVTLTILTLLLPMMLQQWYLLPTWESVNWYVVAMLVLSTLLGVGIGSTMYLHKAWSRSRILAWRLVQDLLGYDFYIDRIYKFTVVGAVALLSKISAWSDRYIVDGLVNLIGFAAIFGGQSLRYSVSGQSQGYLLTILVGISILGFFISWSLGLLEKLPF; encoded by the coding sequence ATGAATGAGTTTTTGTTCTCAACAACTTGGTGGATACCATTTTATAGCTTATTAGGAGCAATATTGGCCTTGCCTTGGGCAATGGGAATAATTCGCCGCACTGGTCCAAGACCAGCAGCATATTTTAATTTATCGACAACTTTTTTGGCTTTTATCCATAGCCTGCTAGTCTTCAAGGATATTTGGAATGGAGAACCAGAATATTTTGTAATTACCTGGTTTAGTGCTGCGGATTTAAATATATCCTTTGCTTTGGAAATTTCACCAGTCAGTGTTGGGGCAACAGTTTTAATTGCGGGGCTAAGTTTACTAGCACAAATTTACGCTTTGGGCTACATGGAAAAAGACTGGGGATTAGCTCGGTTTTTTGCCTTGATGGGCTTTTTTGAAGCAGCCCTAAGCGGCTTAGCAATAAGTGATTCCCTATTTCTCAGCTATGCGTTGCTAGAAATGCTGACTCTGTCAACTTACTTGCTTGTAGGATTTTGGTACGCTCAACCACTGGTAGTGACAGCAGCACGATATGCGTTTTTAACTAAGCGTGTAGGAGACTTGTTGTTGCTGATGGGGGTAGTGACACTGTCCACGAAAGCAGGGAGTTTGAATTTTTCTGATGTATATGAATGGGCGCAAACAGCACAGCTTAGCCCATTAACTTCAAGTTTGTTAGGATTGGCATTGATTGCTGGGCCTGCGGGTAAATGCGCTCAGTTTCCACTCCACCTGTGGTTAGATGAAGCGATGGAAGGGCCTAATCCAGCTTCAGTGATGCGGAACTCGATGGTGGTAGCTGGTGGCGCCTATGTACTGTACAAATTGCAGCCCATCTTAGCACTATCGCCCCTTGCTCTCAACACTCTGATCATTATTGGTACAGTAACAGCAATAGGTGCTTCTTTAGTTTCGATCGCTCAAACTGATATCAAACGGGCGCTATCTCACTCCACCAGTGCATACATGGGTTTGGTGTTTTTGGCAGTCGGCTTACAGCAAGGAGGCGTGGCTCTGATTTTACTGTTTACCCATGCGACCGCCAAAGCACTATTATTCATGAGTAGTGGTTCAGTAATTTACACCACTAGCAGTCAAAATTTAACAGAAATGGGCGGCTTATGGTCACGAATGCCGGCAACTACCACCGCTTTTGTGGTTGGTTCTGCTGGGATGGTAAGTCTGTTACCCTTAGGAAGCTTCTGGGCGATGTTGTCTTGGGCTGACGGCTTGGCAATAGTCACCCCTTGGGTACTGTGGGTACTAGTAATTGTGAATGGCTTCACAGCATTAAATTTAACAAGAGTATTCCGGTTAGTATTCTGGGGAGAACCACAACAAAAGACCCGCCGCGCCCCAGAAGCCCCTTGGCCAATAGCATTCCCGATGGTCACTCTCACAATCCTTACCCTATTATTACCCATGATGTTACAGCAGTGGTATCTCCTACCTACCTGGGAAAGCGTCAATTGGTATGTAGTAGCAATGCTGGTGTTGTCTACTCTCTTAGGAGTAGGTATTGGCTCTACAATGTATCTACATAAAGCTTGGTCACGTTCCAGAATATTGGCTTGGAGACTTGTACAAGATTTGCTGGGATACGACTTTTATATTGATCGGATCTATAAATTTACAGTAGTTGGTGCAGTTGCCCTACTTTCTAAAATTTCTGCTTGGAGCGATCGCTATATAGTAGATGGTCTAGTTAACTTGATAGGATTTGCAGCAATTTTCGGCGGACAAAGCTTGAGATATAGCGTATCTGGGCAATCACAAGGGTATCTACTCACTATCCTTGTCGGCATCAGTATACTAGGTTTCTTCATTAGCTGGTCATTAGGTCTATTAGAAAAATTGCCTTTTTAG
- a CDS encoding carbon dioxide-concentrating mechanism protein CcmK, whose amino-acid sequence MPIAVGMIETKGFPAVVEAADAMVKAARVTLVGYEKIGSARVTVIVRGDVSEVQASVAAGVEAARRVNGGEVVSTHIIARPHENLEYVLPIRYTEAVEQFRT is encoded by the coding sequence ATGCCTATTGCGGTTGGAATGATAGAAACAAAGGGTTTTCCGGCAGTTGTTGAAGCTGCTGATGCGATGGTAAAAGCCGCTCGCGTTACATTAGTAGGTTATGAAAAAATTGGTAGCGCTAGGGTAACAGTGATTGTGCGGGGAGATGTTTCGGAAGTGCAAGCTTCAGTGGCAGCTGGAGTTGAAGCAGCTAGAAGAGTCAACGGCGGTGAAGTGGTATCTACCCACATCATTGCTCGCCCACATGAGAATCTAGAGTATGTTCTACCGATTCGTTACACCGAAGCTGTAGAACAGTTCCGTACTTAA
- a CDS encoding carbon dioxide-concentrating mechanism protein CcmK, translated as MSIAVGMVETLGFPAVVEAADAMVKAARVTLVGYEKIGSGRVTVIVRGDVSEVQASVAAGVESVKRVNGGQVLSTHIIARPHENLEYVLPIRYTEDVEQFRENVNAIRPFGRRP; from the coding sequence ATGTCAATTGCAGTAGGAATGGTAGAAACGCTGGGCTTCCCGGCAGTAGTGGAAGCAGCAGATGCAATGGTAAAAGCTGCCCGTGTAACCTTAGTGGGTTATGAAAAAATCGGTAGTGGTCGTGTAACTGTGATTGTGCGGGGAGATGTTTCGGAAGTACAAGCCTCAGTAGCAGCAGGAGTTGAATCAGTCAAGCGAGTCAATGGCGGACAAGTCTTGTCTACTCACATCATTGCTCGTCCTCATGAGAACTTGGAGTACGTTCTGCCAATTCGTTACACCGAAGATGTAGAACAGTTCCGTGAGAATGTGAATGCAATTCGTCCCTTCGGCAGAAGACCATAA
- a CDS encoding EutN/CcmL family microcompartment protein, with amino-acid sequence MQIAKVRGTVVSTQKDPNLRGVKLLLLQLVDEEGRILPKYEVAADSVGAGVDEWVLVSRGSAARQILGNEQRPVDAAVIAIIDTVYVEDRMVYSKKEQYR; translated from the coding sequence ATGCAAATTGCCAAAGTGCGTGGCACAGTAGTTAGCACCCAAAAAGATCCAAATCTTAGAGGTGTTAAACTACTGCTGTTGCAGTTAGTAGATGAAGAAGGACGCATTCTGCCAAAATACGAAGTAGCCGCCGATAGTGTTGGTGCTGGGGTAGATGAGTGGGTACTTGTCAGTCGTGGTAGTGCGGCTCGTCAAATTCTTGGCAATGAACAGCGTCCAGTAGATGCCGCTGTCATAGCGATCATTGATACAGTTTATGTTGAAGATCGCATGGTTTACAGCAAAAAAGAGCAATATCGATAA
- a CDS encoding ribulose bisphosphate carboxylase small subunit yields the protein MAARITAEAAPPTPWSRNLAEPTIDPSAFLHSFSNIIGDVRIGANVIIAPGTSVRADEGTPFYIGENTNLQDGVVIHGLEKGRVIGDDRQEYSVWVGKNNCITHMALIHGPCYVGDDCFIGFRSTVFNARVGAGCIVMMHALIQDVEIPPGKYVPSGAIITNQQQADRLPDVQADDKEFAHHVVGINQALRAGYLCAADSKCIRTIRDELTNSYTSIEVDVFERSDEVSSNSLGAETVEQVRYLLQQGYQIGTEHVDQRRFRTGSWTSCKPITARSLGEAIAALETCLRDHSGEYVRLFGIDPKGKRRVLENIIQRPDGVVQAPSSFKAPASYSNNGSYNGNGSSHSNGSSRLSSETIDQIRQLLAGGYKIGTEHVDERRFRTGSWQSCKPIESSSAGDVVAALEDCMDNHQGEYVRLIGIDPKAKRRVLESIIQRPNGPVSTSSSSKSTFTTNSYAASGTTATATSSQLSSEAVEQLQQLLAGGFKISAEHVDGRRFRTGSWASCGQIQANSIKEAIAALEGYMNEYQGEYVRLIGIDPKAKRRVLELIVQRP from the coding sequence ATGGCAGCCCGCATTACCGCGGAGGCGGCTCCCCCAACCCCGTGGTCAAGAAATTTAGCTGAGCCAACAATAGATCCATCGGCGTTTTTGCATTCGTTCTCCAACATTATTGGGGATGTCAGGATAGGAGCAAATGTAATCATTGCGCCCGGTACGTCGGTAAGGGCAGATGAAGGTACGCCTTTTTACATCGGCGAAAACACTAATCTTCAAGATGGTGTTGTGATACACGGTTTGGAGAAAGGGCGTGTAATTGGTGATGACCGACAAGAATACTCTGTATGGGTTGGCAAGAATAACTGTATTACCCACATGGCTTTAATTCACGGGCCATGCTACGTAGGAGATGACTGTTTTATTGGTTTTCGCTCTACGGTGTTTAATGCCAGGGTGGGAGCAGGTTGCATCGTCATGATGCACGCTTTAATCCAAGATGTAGAAATTCCCCCAGGTAAATATGTACCTTCTGGGGCAATAATTACTAACCAGCAACAAGCTGACCGCTTGCCAGATGTGCAAGCTGATGATAAAGAATTTGCCCATCACGTGGTTGGGATTAACCAGGCACTACGAGCAGGTTATTTGTGTGCTGCGGATAGTAAATGTATTAGAACTATTCGTGATGAATTAACTAATTCTTATACAAGCATAGAAGTTGATGTATTTGAAAGGAGCGACGAGGTGTCTAGCAATAGCTTGGGTGCGGAAACAGTAGAGCAAGTACGCTATTTGTTACAGCAAGGATATCAAATTGGTACAGAACACGTAGACCAAAGACGATTCCGCACAGGTTCTTGGACTAGTTGCAAACCAATTACAGCGAGAAGCTTAGGTGAAGCGATCGCAGCTTTAGAAACTTGTCTAAGAGACCATAGTGGCGAGTATGTGCGTCTATTTGGTATTGACCCCAAGGGCAAACGGCGTGTGTTGGAAAATATTATCCAACGTCCCGATGGTGTTGTTCAAGCACCAAGTTCCTTTAAAGCTCCTGCTAGTTACAGCAACAATGGCAGCTACAACGGCAACGGCAGCAGCCACAGCAATGGTAGCAGCAGACTCAGCAGCGAAACAATCGACCAAATCCGTCAATTATTAGCGGGTGGTTACAAAATTGGTACAGAACACGTTGATGAACGTCGATTCCGTACTGGTTCTTGGCAAAGCTGCAAGCCCATTGAATCAAGTTCTGCTGGGGATGTAGTTGCAGCCCTTGAAGATTGTATGGATAATCATCAAGGCGAATACGTACGCTTGATTGGGATCGATCCTAAAGCGAAACGCCGCGTTTTAGAAAGCATTATCCAGCGCCCTAATGGCCCAGTTAGTACATCTAGTAGCAGTAAATCGACTTTTACAACGAACTCTTATGCTGCTAGTGGCACAACAGCAACAGCAACTAGTAGCCAATTAAGTTCCGAAGCAGTAGAACAACTACAGCAACTGTTAGCTGGAGGCTTTAAAATTAGCGCTGAACACGTAGACGGGAGACGTTTCCGTACAGGTTCCTGGGCTAGCTGTGGACAAATTCAGGCTAATAGCATTAAGGAAGCGATCGCAGCATTAGAAGGCTACATGAACGAATATCAAGGCGAATACGTGCGCTTGATTGGTATTGACCCCAAAGCCAAGCGTCGGGTATTGGAGTTGATTGTTCAGCGACCGTAA
- a CDS encoding transferase has translation MSVPPLRLGNNFDSYISGEVIIHPSAVIAPGVILQAAPSSKIIIGSGVCIGMGSILKVHEGTLEVETGANLGAGFLMIGSGKIGANACIGSATTVFNCSVAPGQVVAPGSVLGDNSRHLSDSVAVTEKTQQPQPSTTNPASREEDIDIQEDLWNSQSNSSLSSATQDSQLDTQGKQEPTTESPNNIGTHIYGQGSIQQLLITLFPHRQSLNKPSSDDQSE, from the coding sequence ATGTCTGTGCCGCCACTGCGCCTGGGTAACAACTTTGACTCCTACATCAGTGGCGAGGTAATAATTCATCCGAGTGCTGTGATTGCACCAGGGGTGATACTGCAAGCGGCTCCAAGCAGTAAGATTATTATTGGATCAGGGGTTTGTATTGGTATGGGGTCAATCCTCAAAGTTCATGAAGGAACCCTAGAAGTAGAAACTGGGGCAAACCTGGGAGCCGGTTTCCTCATGATTGGCAGTGGTAAAATTGGTGCAAATGCTTGCATCGGTTCAGCAACAACAGTGTTTAATTGTTCTGTGGCTCCTGGACAAGTAGTCGCACCAGGTTCAGTTCTGGGAGACAACAGTCGCCATTTGAGTGATTCTGTCGCAGTAACTGAAAAAACCCAACAGCCACAACCATCTACTACTAATCCTGCTTCTAGGGAAGAGGATATAGACATACAAGAAGACTTGTGGAACTCTCAATCAAATTCCTCCCTATCTTCCGCTACTCAGGACTCACAACTGGACACTCAGGGTAAACAAGAGCCTACCACTGAATCTCCAAATAACATCGGTACTCACATTTACGGACAGGGAAGCATACAGCAATTGTTGATCACTTTATTTCCGCATCGGCAATCCTTGAATAAGCCCTCTTCTGACGATCAGTCTGAGTAA
- a CDS encoding carbon dioxide-concentrating mechanism protein CcmK yields the protein MDAYNAQTSRRDILRDSALGLVSTRSFPAIVGTADMMLKSAGVHLVGYEKIGSGHCTAIVRGAIADVRLAVEAGEQTAKQFDQFVSSLVIPRPFPNLEVVLPINSRLSAITEDGSYSRLSNQAVGLVETRGFPAMVGAADAMLKAADVQLAAYEKIGSGLCTAIIRGSVANVAVAVEAGMYEAERIGELNAVMVIPRPLDELEQTLPVASCWLEERQPVRLPLNIKEPVAEAELLQLPDLSALPVKIQEES from the coding sequence ATGGACGCATACAATGCCCAGACATCTCGTCGAGACATCCTCAGGGATAGTGCTTTGGGGTTAGTGTCAACTCGCAGTTTTCCGGCCATAGTAGGTACGGCAGACATGATGCTGAAATCCGCTGGGGTTCACCTAGTTGGATATGAAAAAATAGGCAGTGGTCATTGTACTGCTATTGTCAGAGGAGCGATCGCTGATGTCCGTCTAGCGGTAGAAGCTGGTGAGCAAACTGCTAAACAGTTTGATCAGTTTGTTTCTAGCTTAGTAATTCCTAGACCATTTCCCAACCTAGAAGTAGTGTTACCGATCAATAGTCGTCTTAGCGCAATCACTGAAGATGGTAGTTATAGTCGTTTAAGTAATCAAGCAGTTGGCTTAGTAGAAACGCGGGGTTTTCCTGCAATGGTAGGAGCTGCTGATGCCATGCTCAAAGCTGCTGATGTCCAGCTAGCAGCATATGAAAAAATTGGTTCAGGTTTGTGTACAGCCATTATTCGTGGCTCTGTAGCAAATGTTGCGGTAGCAGTAGAAGCTGGCATGTATGAGGCAGAACGCATTGGAGAATTAAATGCTGTAATGGTAATCCCTCGACCGCTTGATGAATTAGAACAAACTCTACCAGTAGCAAGTTGCTGGCTAGAAGAGCGTCAACCTGTGAGATTGCCACTCAATATTAAAGAGCCAGTTGCTGAAGCAGAATTACTCCAGTTGCCAGATTTGTCTGCATTACCTGTAAAAATACAGGAGGAATCATAA
- a CDS encoding LysR family transcriptional regulator yields the protein MNQATLHQLKVFEAAARHGSFTRAAEELFLTQPTVSMQIKQLTKSVGLPLFEQVGKRLYLTEAGRELYATCRQIFETIAQFEMKVADLKGLKQGQLRLAVITTAKYFIPRLLGPFCQLYPGIDISLKVTNHEGILERMTNNMDDLYIMSQIPEHLDISYQQFLENPLVVLAPINHPLAKEKNIPIQRLADEPFIMREPGSGTRRAVQKLFDQHGVSVKVKLELGSNEAIKHAIAGGLGISVLSRHTLLPDTGDLTILDVEHFPIKRDWYMVYPSGKQLSIVARTYFEYLLDAAKQIVERTAVSISEKHEESA from the coding sequence TTGAACCAAGCGACGTTGCACCAATTGAAGGTGTTTGAGGCGGCGGCGCGACACGGTAGCTTTACACGTGCCGCAGAAGAACTTTTTCTTACCCAACCTACTGTTTCTATGCAAATCAAGCAATTGACGAAATCAGTGGGTTTGCCGTTATTTGAACAAGTAGGTAAGCGCCTGTATTTGACAGAGGCTGGACGAGAATTATACGCCACTTGTCGGCAAATTTTCGAGACAATAGCCCAGTTTGAAATGAAAGTGGCAGATTTAAAAGGGCTAAAACAAGGACAATTACGCTTAGCAGTAATTACCACAGCTAAATATTTTATACCACGTTTGTTAGGGCCTTTTTGTCAGCTTTATCCAGGGATTGATATATCACTGAAAGTGACAAATCATGAAGGTATTCTGGAACGCATGACTAATAATATGGACGACTTATATATTATGAGTCAGATTCCAGAGCATTTGGATATAAGTTATCAACAGTTTTTGGAAAATCCCTTAGTAGTTTTAGCACCAATCAATCATCCTCTGGCAAAAGAAAAAAATATCCCTATTCAACGTCTTGCTGATGAACCCTTTATTATGCGGGAACCAGGTTCAGGAACACGCCGCGCTGTGCAGAAATTGTTTGACCAGCATGGGGTGAGTGTAAAGGTTAAACTAGAATTGGGAAGCAACGAAGCAATTAAACATGCTATCGCTGGTGGTTTAGGAATTTCTGTTTTGTCTCGTCATACCCTGTTACCAGACACCGGAGATTTAACCATTCTAGATGTAGAACACTTTCCCATTAAACGAGATTGGTACATGGTTTATCCATCTGGAAAACAACTGTCTATTGTTGCTCGTACCTATTTTGAGTATTTACTGGATGCAGCCAAACAAATAGTTGAGCGAACTGCTGTTTCTATTAGTGAGAAGCATGAGGAAAGTGCATAA